Proteins co-encoded in one Neodiprion lecontei isolate iyNeoLeco1 chromosome 3, iyNeoLeco1.1, whole genome shotgun sequence genomic window:
- the LOC124293312 gene encoding uncharacterized protein LOC124293312: protein MAKQTPTLKSDDGSCGFMTPLSVARLFKTRPILPQNQLNVPEPRSRDSNRKTLTALFPKALSQRDSAVTLFLGRRSLIPTDRIDTELPYLHDVYTNAINKYTLR, encoded by the exons ATGGCCAAACAAACGCCGACATTGAAATCGGATGATGGATCCTGCGG ATTTATGACGCCACTTTCCGTCGCCCGGTTATTCAAAACGAGACCCATTTTGCCACAGAACCAGCTAAATGTACCGGAGCCGAGATCCCGGGATTCGAACAG AAAGACGTTGACGGCGTTGTTCCCGAAGGCACTATCGCAGCGTGACTCTGCAGTGACTCTGTTCCTAGGAAGACGGTCCCTTATACCTACCGACCGCATAGATACTGAATTACCGTATTTGCATGACGTATACACGAATgcgataaataaatacacacTCCGTTGA